A region from the Manihot esculenta cultivar AM560-2 chromosome 13, M.esculenta_v8, whole genome shotgun sequence genome encodes:
- the LOC110629045 gene encoding riboflavin synthase: MSLSHSSLASAPKFSSSITSLSATKRITNLLSIKPRFKLNPPSKSYSPSLFTAKPNLNPVLKPHLPSPAIRCLFTGIVEEMGEIKHLGATEDGGFDLNIRAKTVLEDVNLGDSIAVNGTCLTVTSFTNKEFTVGLSPETLRKTSLIELEPGSLVNLERAVQPTSRMGGHFVQGHVDGTGEIVEKEAEGDSLWVKVKVDKGLLRYVVPKGFIAVDGTSLTVVDVFDEEGCFNFMLVAYTQQKVVVPLKKVGQKVNLEVDILGKYVERLLSSGFVESIKAS, encoded by the coding sequence ATGTCACTTTCTCACAGTTCTCTCGCCTCAGCCCCCAAATTCTCCTCCTCAATTACCTCTCTATCAGCAACGAAAAGAATCACCAATCTCCTATCCATCAAACCCCGATTTAAGCTCAATCCACCTTCCAAATCCTACTCTCCGTCTCTCTTCACCGCTAAACCCAACCTAAACCCTGTACTCAAGCCACATTTACCATCACCTGCAATCCGATGTCTATTCACCGGCATCGTAGAAGAAATGGGCGAAATCAAACACCTCGGTGCCACAGAGGATGGGGGATTCGACCTTAATATACGGGCAAAAACCGTCCTCGAAGATGTGAATCTCGGAGACAGCATTGCTGTTAATGGGACCTGCTTAACAGTGACCAGTTTCACTAATAAAGAGTTCACCGTTGGATTATCCCCAGAAACACTGAGGAAAACGTCTCTTATAGAGCTGGAGCCCGGGTCCCTGGTCAATTTGGAGAGGGCAGTGCAGCCAACGAGCCGTATGGGTGGGCATTTCGTGCAGGGGCACGTGGATGGCACAGGGGAGATAGTTGAGAAGGAGGCAGAAGGGGATTCGCTGTGGGTGAAGGTGAAAGTGGACAAAGGGTTGTTGAGATACGTGGTGCCGAAGGGGTTTATTGCGGTGGATGGGACTAGTTTGACGGTGGTGGATGTGTTTGATGAAGAGGGATGCTTCAATTTCATGCTGGTAGCTTATACACAACAAAAGGTGGTGGTTCCTTTGAAGAAAGTTGGGCAGAAGGTTAATTTGGAGGTGGACATTTTGGGGAAGTATGTGGAGAGGTTACTTAGTAGTGGGTTTGTTGAATCCATTAAGGCTTCTTGA